Proteins encoded together in one Chelonoidis abingdonii isolate Lonesome George chromosome 1, CheloAbing_2.0, whole genome shotgun sequence window:
- the LOC116835052 gene encoding LOW QUALITY PROTEIN: tubulin alpha chain-like (The sequence of the model RefSeq protein was modified relative to this genomic sequence to represent the inferred CDS: inserted 1 base in 1 codon): protein MGNACWELNCLEHGVLPEGTIPAPKQVNKXDSSFETFFCETAAGKHVPRAVFIDLEPTVIDEIRMGTYRLLFHPEQLITGKEDAANNYTRGHYTIGKEIIDKVSARIRKMADQCSGLQGFLVFHSFGGGTGSGFTSLLMERLSVEFGKKSKLEFSVYPAPQVSTAVVEPYNSILTTHTTLEHSDCSFMVDNEAIYDICNRNFNTKRPSYHNLNRLIAQIVSSITASLRFDGALNVDLTEFQPCIHFPLTTYAPIVSAERAYHEQLSVPEITNACFEFSNQMVKCDPRQGKYMACCLLYRGDVVPKDVNAAIAAIKTRRSIQFVDWCPTGFKVGINYQPPTVVPGGDLAKVQRAVCMLSNTTAIAEAWAHLDHKFDLMYVKWAFVHWYVGEGMEAGEFSEGREDMAALETDYEEVGLDSADGDEAEEEDY, encoded by the exons ATGGGCAATGCCTGCTGGGAACTGAATTGCCTAGAACATGGAGTCctaccagaagggaccattcctGCCCCAAAGCAAGTGAACA TAGATTCCTCTTTTGAGACTTTCTTCTGTGAGACTGCAGCAGGGAAGCATGTTCCCAGAGCGGTGTTCATAGACCTGGAGCCAACAGTCATTG ATGAGATCCGCATGGGGACCTACCGCTTGCTGTTCCACCCAGAGCAGCTCATCACAGGGAAGGAGGATGCAGCCAATAACTACACCCGAGGTCACTACACCATTGGGAAGGAAATCATTGATAAAGTATCTGCCAGGATTCGCAAAATG GCTGACCAGTGCAGTGGCCTTCAAGGCTTCCTGGTCTTCCACAGCTTCGGAGGAGGCACAGGCTCTGGATTCACATCCCTCTTGATGGAGCGTCTCTCAGTGGAGTTCGGGAAGAAGTCCAAGCTGGAGTTCTCGGTGTACCCTGCCCCACAGGTCTCCACTGCGGTGGTGGAACCCTACAATTCCATCCTGACCACCCACACCACGCTGGAGCACTCAGACTGTTCTTTCATGGTGGATAATGAGGCCATATACGATATCTGCAACCGGAACTTCAATACCAAGCGTCCCTCCTACCACAACCTCAACAGGCTGATAGCCCAGATAGTGTCATCCATCACTGCTTCCCTGAGGTTCGATGGTGCCTTGAATGTGGATCTCACTGAATTCCAACCCTGCATACATTTCCCCCTCACTACCTATGCACCCATAGTCTCGGCAGAAAGAGCCTACCATGAGCAGCTCTCAGTGCCTGAAATCACCAACGCTTGCTTTGAGTTCTCCAATCAGATGGTGAAATGTGACCCTCGCCAAGGCAAATACATGGCTTGCTGCCTGCTGTACCGGGGGGATGTGGTACCCAAGGATGTGAATGCAGCTATAGCAGCTATCAAAACCAGGAGGTCCATCCAGTTTGTGGACTGGTGCCCAACTGGGTTTAAAGTGGGCATCAATTACCAGCCTCCCACCGTGGTGCCAGGGGGAGACCTGGCTAAAGTGCAGCGGGCCGTCTGCATGCTGAGCAACACCACGGCTATTGCAGAAGCCTGGGCCCATCTGGATCACAAGTTTGACCTGATGTACGTGAAATGGGCCTTTGTGCATtggtatgtgggggaggggatggaggcggGGGAGTTCTCCGAAGGCAGGGAGGACATGGCTGCTCTAGAGACGGACTATGAGGAAGTTGGGTTGGATTCTGCAGATGGGGATGAGGCGGAGGAAGAAGATTATTAA